In Natronolimnobius baerhuensis, a single window of DNA contains:
- a CDS encoding TetR/AcrR family transcriptional regulator: MTDSDDRAASQDTREAIMEATFRALRTHGYADLRMRDIGAEMDRTRQVIHYHFDGKYDLMSSFLEYIIEQYEGSVELDADADPRTELDARIDQCLFGPEFTEFTHWDRMKVYHELYTHAQNDGQHREIFDAHYDRIRASIVEVVEDGIEQGVFRDVDAERMGQLITDVIHAARGRRISLGHEDAPAEARTAIDEFILESLYAEPGG; the protein is encoded by the coding sequence ATGACCGACTCCGATGACCGAGCCGCCTCGCAGGACACACGCGAGGCGATCATGGAGGCCACGTTCCGTGCGTTGCGCACGCACGGCTATGCAGACCTTCGCATGCGCGACATCGGCGCAGAGATGGACCGCACCCGGCAGGTCATCCACTACCACTTCGACGGCAAGTACGACCTCATGTCCTCGTTTCTCGAGTATATCATCGAACAGTACGAAGGCAGCGTCGAACTGGACGCAGATGCGGATCCCAGGACGGAACTCGACGCCCGAATCGATCAGTGCCTGTTCGGTCCCGAGTTCACCGAGTTCACCCACTGGGACCGGATGAAGGTGTACCACGAACTCTATACGCATGCACAGAACGACGGCCAACACAGAGAGATTTTCGATGCCCACTACGACCGAATCCGCGCCAGTATCGTTGAGGTCGTCGAGGACGGCATCGAACAGGGCGTCTTCCGTGACGTTGATGCCGAACGAATGGGCCAACTCATTACGGACGTCATCCACGCTGCACGCGGCCGACGCATTTCCCTTGGCCACGAAGACGCCCCCGCCGAGGCGCGAACCGCCATCGATGAGTTCATTCTCGAGTCGCTCTATGCCGAACCCGGTGGTTAG
- a CDS encoding DoxX family membrane protein: protein MTAEPPTSEPPSLLGRALYSGVLAYMAVDGFKSNDKRVEVAESKGVPLPEIMVPAATALLLVANIGILLWKYPRASAIGLIVFFLGTTPKIHDFWNMEGKERNANKINFCKNLALIGGAIILLSEASSDE from the coding sequence ATGACTGCCGAGCCCCCAACCAGTGAGCCACCGTCGCTGCTCGGACGAGCACTCTACAGCGGCGTGTTAGCGTATATGGCGGTCGACGGATTCAAAAGCAACGACAAGCGCGTTGAGGTCGCCGAGTCGAAGGGCGTTCCCCTGCCCGAGATCATGGTTCCAGCGGCCACCGCGCTGTTGCTCGTCGCGAACATCGGGATACTATTGTGGAAGTATCCTCGAGCATCTGCCATCGGGCTCATCGTGTTTTTCCTCGGCACGACGCCGAAAATTCATGACTTTTGGAATATGGAGGGCAAAGAGCGCAACGCGAACAAGATTAACTTCTGTAAGAATCTGGCACTCATTGGCGGCGCGATTATCCTTCTGTCCGAGGCGTCCAGCGACGAATAA
- a CDS encoding WD40/YVTN/BNR-like repeat-containing protein has translation MAVLIGTDDGLYRVEDVPFEDDDPEQVLDCGVVTAARTFDHTEGVFVASSSGAYRSRDGGKSWDDLEVPLGDRFWHAGESEVWSILATADGALYAGTNDPYIYRSVDDGETWSELKGFRELPSRGHWESPIDPHYARLRALEAVPGRPDRLIAGVEAGGIHLSNDGGQTWLDRRDTIIDDIHQILPISADVWLATTGYLDHNLENLGLGHAVGEGGLYRTTDAGDSWTRIDTGNDFSYIRRVFVHDGTVFFCGGEEAPPAWVNDEHETALFESTNFGRDFERVSYPGEPHEVIETWAVHDGDVLCGSGLFDVPDQRDDVTGRLMRRRDGEYETVGRIDANVSRLAVV, from the coding sequence ATGGCAGTGCTCATTGGCACAGATGACGGCCTGTACCGCGTCGAAGACGTCCCCTTCGAGGACGACGACCCCGAGCAGGTTCTCGACTGTGGCGTCGTCACGGCAGCGCGGACGTTCGATCACACCGAGGGCGTGTTTGTCGCCTCCTCGAGTGGGGCCTACCGCTCGAGAGACGGGGGCAAGAGTTGGGACGACCTCGAGGTGCCACTCGGAGATCGGTTCTGGCACGCCGGCGAGAGCGAGGTCTGGTCGATTCTCGCGACGGCGGACGGCGCGCTGTATGCGGGGACGAACGATCCCTACATCTACCGCTCGGTCGACGACGGCGAGACATGGAGCGAACTCAAGGGATTCAGAGAACTACCCTCGAGAGGGCACTGGGAATCGCCAATCGATCCCCACTACGCCCGACTGCGCGCACTCGAGGCCGTGCCGGGTCGCCCGGATCGGCTTATCGCGGGTGTCGAAGCGGGTGGGATTCACCTCAGCAACGACGGCGGACAGACGTGGCTGGACCGCCGCGACACGATCATCGACGACATTCACCAGATCCTCCCCATCTCGGCTGACGTCTGGCTGGCCACAACGGGCTATCTCGATCACAACCTCGAGAATCTCGGCCTTGGACACGCCGTCGGCGAGGGCGGGCTGTACCGGACGACCGACGCGGGTGACTCCTGGACCCGAATCGATACGGGGAATGACTTCTCGTACATCCGCCGCGTGTTTGTCCACGACGGGACGGTCTTTTTCTGTGGTGGCGAGGAGGCACCGCCTGCGTGGGTCAACGACGAACACGAGACCGCGCTGTTCGAATCCACGAACTTCGGTCGGGACTTCGAGCGAGTCTCCTATCCCGGAGAACCACACGAAGTGATCGAGACGTGGGCCGTCCACGACGGCGACGTCCTCTGTGGCTCCGGCTTATTCGACGTGCCAGACCAGCGCGACGACGTGACGGGCCGACTCATGCGACGACGCGACGGCGAGTACGAAACCGTCGGGCGCATCGACGCAAACGTCAGTCGGCTCGCAGTTGTCTAG
- a CDS encoding TatD family hydrolase encodes MDSSYPTKRPTDATYVDDDFEPPTELLNLPWIDIHNHAHTLSWEDRERYALSGCEGMVMVSSGYHWTPYKPVRADDVRFLWDDAINRRAAIERNHFFEANLGLGVHTGVRIENPDELLEAMADYCALEEVVAIGETGVTPSQHVERWGLDEQRAIVETQMELADAHDLPVLLHTPNLSADTKRSYRPEVHTPGYEKNSGLGQKPVIEGDNPELEAVKIDVEAARDAGLDEEQVVASHADPNNTAYLMEETDCYLSFTIGHSWLVGVTAADVADAIDEYGPERIMIDTDCANVLRTDPFALKRAIFELYRYGIDPVDIRQVVVENPRDVFDFSA; translated from the coding sequence ATGGACTCGAGCTATCCGACGAAACGGCCGACCGATGCAACGTACGTCGACGACGACTTCGAACCGCCGACGGAACTCCTCAATCTTCCCTGGATCGACATTCACAACCACGCACACACGCTTTCGTGGGAGGACCGCGAGCGATACGCCCTCTCGGGCTGTGAGGGCATGGTCATGGTCTCGTCGGGCTATCACTGGACGCCGTACAAACCAGTCCGCGCGGACGACGTGCGGTTCCTGTGGGACGATGCGATCAATCGACGGGCGGCAATCGAACGCAACCACTTCTTCGAGGCAAACCTCGGTCTCGGCGTTCACACGGGCGTCCGCATCGAAAACCCCGACGAGTTACTCGAGGCGATGGCCGACTACTGCGCCCTCGAGGAAGTCGTCGCAATCGGCGAGACGGGTGTCACCCCATCCCAGCACGTCGAACGATGGGGACTCGACGAGCAGCGAGCAATCGTCGAAACGCAGATGGAACTTGCGGACGCACACGATTTGCCCGTTCTCCTCCACACGCCGAATCTATCAGCCGATACGAAACGATCCTACCGACCGGAGGTCCACACGCCAGGCTACGAGAAAAACAGCGGTCTCGGTCAGAAACCAGTGATCGAGGGCGACAATCCTGAACTCGAGGCGGTGAAAATCGACGTCGAGGCCGCGCGCGATGCCGGACTGGACGAGGAGCAGGTCGTTGCTTCGCACGCGGATCCGAACAACACCGCGTATCTGATGGAGGAAACCGACTGCTATCTCAGCTTTACCATCGGGCACTCGTGGCTGGTCGGCGTCACCGCCGCAGACGTCGCCGACGCAATCGACGAGTACGGCCCGGAGCGCATTATGATCGATACCGACTGTGCGAACGTCCTTCGAACGGACCCATTCGCGCTCAAACGAGCGATCTTCGAACTGTACCGCTACGGCATCGATCCCGTGGACATTCGACAGGTCGTCGTCGAGAATCCACGAGACGTGTTCGACTTCAGTGCGTAA
- a CDS encoding fumarylacetoacetate hydrolase family protein has product MRLGQYSTTTAEQSWCGVPTDDDTIINLSEAGSEAGLEIPRSSSEFLATWQWQRKAELALEYAQETGTGVYDADDVTRHAPVDDPGKVVCVGLNYRDHAEEGDNPIPDEPVLFSKFPTTVNDPDGTISWDPDLTEKVDYEAELVVVIGEEARRVEPEDAFDHVAGYLVGNDVSARDLQHGDGQWVRGKSLDGFAPIGPELVTADEVEDPHDLEIWADVNGERLQESTTANFIFGIDELVSFCSQAFTLEPGDLLFTGTPPGVGVYREPPVLLEDGDSVTIGVEELGELTNDCAFE; this is encoded by the coding sequence ATGCGACTTGGCCAATACAGCACGACGACGGCGGAACAGTCCTGGTGTGGCGTCCCAACCGACGACGACACCATCATCAACCTCTCGGAAGCCGGCAGCGAGGCCGGCCTCGAGATTCCACGCTCGAGCAGCGAGTTCCTCGCGACGTGGCAGTGGCAGCGCAAGGCCGAACTGGCCCTCGAGTACGCCCAGGAGACCGGCACCGGCGTCTACGACGCCGACGACGTCACCCGACACGCGCCAGTCGACGATCCCGGCAAAGTCGTCTGTGTCGGACTCAACTACCGAGATCACGCCGAGGAGGGTGACAATCCGATTCCCGACGAACCCGTCCTCTTCTCGAAGTTCCCGACGACGGTGAACGATCCCGACGGCACGATCTCGTGGGACCCCGACCTCACTGAAAAGGTCGATTACGAGGCCGAACTGGTCGTCGTGATTGGCGAGGAAGCGCGACGAGTCGAACCAGAAGACGCGTTCGACCACGTCGCGGGCTATCTCGTCGGCAATGACGTCTCCGCTCGAGACCTGCAACACGGCGACGGGCAGTGGGTCCGCGGCAAGAGCCTCGACGGATTCGCACCGATTGGTCCGGAACTCGTCACGGCCGACGAGGTTGAGGACCCACACGACCTCGAGATCTGGGCCGACGTCAACGGCGAGCGACTCCAGGAGTCGACGACGGCGAACTTCATCTTCGGCATCGACGAACTGGTCTCGTTCTGTAGCCAGGCGTTCACGCTCGAGCCGGGTGACCTCCTCTTTACGGGAACGCCACCGGGCGTCGGTGTCTACCGCGAACCACCGGTCTTACTCGAGGATGGCGACAGCGTGACGATTGGCGTCGAAGAACTGGGTGAACTGACGAACGACTGTGCGTTCGAGTAA
- a CDS encoding CaiB/BaiF CoA transferase family protein — protein sequence MTDNKKILDGVTVLDLSTFVTGGFCSAMLANQGAEVIKIEQPGYGDAIRHSGPPFIDGESPYYWTVNYGKQSIELDLKNPQAKEALYDLASDADVFIQNFRPGTAERLGVGYDTIADHNDDIIYLAISAFGQTGPWSERSGYDLLIQGMSGIMSVTGEADRQPVKVGLPVTDLITSMWAGFGAMTALYRREQTGEGEYIDLGMLESTLPWLTKQAGQVFADREPKRMGTKDPVLAPYQTFETKDSYINICILNEKLWMELCEVLERPDLPADERFETNADRVDHLEELEAEIEATLEDKTTDEWIEIIAEEGGVPAGPVYSVEEALTNPQIESREAVTEIEHPELGTIPVIEHPLKFDGAESGFESAPPLLGEHNREVFRERGYSEAELDELEDAGAFGSSDEDDS from the coding sequence ATGACAGACAACAAGAAAATACTCGACGGCGTAACGGTGCTCGACCTCTCGACGTTCGTAACTGGCGGGTTCTGCTCCGCGATGCTCGCGAATCAGGGTGCAGAGGTCATCAAAATCGAGCAACCAGGATATGGCGATGCGATTCGTCACTCCGGCCCGCCGTTTATCGACGGCGAATCGCCGTACTACTGGACGGTCAACTACGGCAAGCAAAGCATCGAACTCGACCTGAAAAATCCGCAGGCAAAAGAAGCGCTGTACGACCTCGCATCGGATGCAGATGTCTTCATCCAGAACTTCCGGCCGGGAACGGCCGAGCGACTGGGTGTCGGCTACGACACGATTGCCGACCACAACGACGACATCATCTATCTCGCCATCTCGGCATTTGGACAGACCGGCCCCTGGAGCGAACGCTCCGGCTACGACCTGCTTATTCAGGGCATGAGCGGTATCATGAGCGTCACGGGCGAGGCGGATCGGCAGCCGGTCAAAGTTGGCCTCCCCGTAACTGACCTCATCACGTCCATGTGGGCCGGCTTCGGTGCGATGACGGCGCTGTACCGGCGCGAACAGACCGGCGAGGGCGAGTACATCGACCTCGGCATGCTCGAGTCAACGCTTCCCTGGTTGACCAAACAGGCCGGACAGGTCTTCGCCGACAGGGAACCAAAGCGAATGGGGACAAAAGATCCCGTGCTCGCACCCTACCAGACGTTCGAGACCAAAGACAGCTACATCAACATCTGCATCCTGAACGAAAAGCTCTGGATGGAGCTCTGTGAGGTGCTCGAGCGACCGGATCTGCCGGCCGATGAGCGCTTTGAGACGAACGCCGACCGCGTCGACCACCTCGAGGAACTCGAGGCTGAAATCGAAGCCACGCTCGAAGACAAGACGACTGACGAGTGGATCGAGATCATCGCCGAGGAAGGTGGCGTCCCCGCGGGGCCGGTCTACAGCGTCGAAGAGGCGCTGACGAACCCCCAGATCGAGTCGCGGGAGGCCGTCACCGAAATCGAACATCCCGAACTCGGCACGATTCCGGTGATCGAACATCCGCTGAAGTTCGACGGCGCAGAGAGTGGGTTCGAGTCGGCGCCGCCGCTGCTCGGCGAGCACAATCGAGAGGTGTTCCGCGAGCGCGGCTATTCGGAGGCGGAACTCGACGAACTCGAGGACGCCGGCGCCTTCGGCTCGAGTGATGAGGACGACTCGTAG
- a CDS encoding IclR family transcriptional regulator: MANQIGSTVKTTETSFEIVRTIRDRGGATIEDLSRQLGLSESTVHRHLVTLRNHNYVVQEGDQYQIGLGFLTMGGYAQRQVTAYPKIKEKVDELAAETGERAQFIVEEHGQRVYLYTDVGESAVQTGAHVGKRGAIHTSAAGKAILANLPDDRIDTIIAEHGLSEGTTDSISSRADLYDELETIREQGYAFNQQETTEGVNAVGAAVLDSDGTVIGSLSVSGPANRIKDDWLTEELLEQVLGAVNELELDIKHAV; the protein is encoded by the coding sequence ATGGCAAATCAGATCGGATCGACGGTCAAAACGACGGAGACGTCGTTCGAGATCGTTCGAACCATCCGTGATCGTGGTGGCGCGACAATCGAGGACCTCTCGAGGCAGCTCGGACTCTCTGAAAGCACAGTTCATCGCCATCTCGTCACCCTTCGCAACCACAACTACGTCGTACAGGAGGGTGATCAGTACCAGATTGGCCTCGGTTTTCTCACGATGGGTGGCTATGCCCAGCGACAGGTGACAGCCTATCCAAAAATTAAGGAGAAAGTCGACGAGTTGGCGGCCGAAACCGGGGAGCGCGCCCAGTTCATCGTCGAAGAACACGGCCAGCGTGTCTATCTCTACACTGACGTTGGCGAAAGTGCAGTCCAGACTGGTGCCCACGTCGGCAAACGAGGTGCAATTCACACCAGCGCGGCGGGCAAGGCAATCCTCGCGAATCTGCCGGACGACCGCATTGATACCATCATCGCTGAACACGGTCTCTCGGAAGGTACCACCGACAGTATCTCAAGCAGAGCCGATCTCTATGACGAGTTAGAAACAATCCGAGAGCAGGGATACGCGTTCAACCAACAGGAGACCACGGAAGGTGTCAACGCTGTCGGTGCCGCAGTCCTCGATTCTGACGGCACAGTCATCGGCTCGCTGAGTGTCTCCGGGCCAGCAAATCGAATCAAAGACGACTGGCTCACCGAGGAACTCCTCGAGCAGGTACTCGGTGCGGTGAACGAACTGGAACTCGATATCAAACACGCCGTCTAA
- a CDS encoding pyridoxamine 5'-phosphate oxidase family protein → MNGLRWTTLAGNERTEFLGTGGTGVLSFATTSDEPPASLPVSYGYYNADECFYFRLSFPPGSSKEDLLENPVSFVTYSETADGWRSVIATGTLEELATAHPESVAVQGMWAVSIPTVDIFDRPRDEIEFHDFRLDPDQLTGRKSVPE, encoded by the coding sequence ATGAACGGACTCCGATGGACGACGCTCGCTGGGAATGAACGGACCGAATTCCTGGGAACGGGTGGGACGGGTGTCCTCTCGTTCGCGACGACCAGCGACGAGCCACCCGCATCACTGCCAGTCTCGTATGGCTATTACAACGCAGATGAGTGCTTCTACTTTCGGCTCTCGTTTCCACCAGGCTCGTCCAAAGAGGATCTCCTCGAGAATCCGGTTTCGTTCGTTACCTACAGTGAAACCGCCGACGGCTGGCGAAGTGTCATCGCGACGGGGACGCTCGAGGAGTTAGCCACTGCACATCCCGAGTCAGTAGCTGTTCAGGGGATGTGGGCAGTTAGTATTCCGACGGTCGACATCTTCGACCGGCCGCGAGACGAAATCGAGTTTCACGACTTTCGCCTCGATCCTGACCAACTGACAGGGCGAAAAAGCGTCCCCGAGTGA
- a CDS encoding TIGR00341 family protein produces the protein MRYLEITVPTARRETVLNVLDDEGIEYVVTDEATGSRTTDAAVVRLPLPTRAVEPVLDRLADAGLEDARVVVIDAQTVVSKQFDELLDEYSHGGTRGERTSRQVLRTKADEFTPSMTIYLVMLLISAVVATAGLLSDSPAVVVGSMVIAPLLGPALAASVGIVTGDNELRTTGFRYQTIGIVVVIVASIGLATLARLGGFEPGGVDIVVVAELEERVSPNLLSIAVALGAGVAGILSLTRGFSEAIVGVMIAAALIPPAAAVGITTAWGMYGAALGALVLVVVNVLSINFAALVTLWVAGYRPQGLFDVPPTRKPTYTYGVLFGVALLLLAAPLAGVTLVEFQATQLTSTANDAVDEALTEPAYADLERESVEVTLDDDYPLRSIDRVVVTVSGTSPGENPGLADRIQTALATTTDDPVIVEVQYVVAEESDLAAEETPSITDSQYQNSASLETGRTLA, from the coding sequence ATGCGATACCTCGAGATCACCGTGCCGACGGCCCGGCGGGAAACAGTTCTCAATGTACTTGACGACGAGGGAATCGAGTACGTCGTCACCGACGAGGCAACCGGCAGCAGAACAACCGACGCGGCCGTCGTTCGCCTGCCGCTGCCGACCCGTGCCGTCGAGCCCGTGCTGGACCGGTTGGCCGACGCCGGACTCGAGGACGCGAGAGTCGTCGTCATCGACGCCCAGACGGTCGTCTCGAAACAATTCGACGAGTTGCTTGACGAGTACAGCCACGGCGGGACCCGCGGCGAGCGGACCTCGAGACAGGTGTTGCGGACGAAAGCCGACGAATTCACGCCGTCAATGACGATCTACCTCGTCATGTTGCTCATCAGCGCGGTCGTCGCGACCGCAGGGTTGCTCTCGGATTCGCCAGCGGTCGTCGTTGGTTCGATGGTGATCGCACCGCTTCTGGGACCGGCACTCGCCGCCAGCGTCGGGATCGTCACCGGCGACAACGAGTTACGGACGACGGGGTTCCGATACCAGACCATCGGTATCGTCGTCGTGATCGTCGCCTCGATTGGTCTTGCGACCCTCGCCCGCTTGGGCGGGTTCGAACCTGGGGGTGTCGACATCGTCGTTGTCGCCGAACTCGAGGAGCGCGTCTCGCCAAACCTGCTGTCGATTGCCGTCGCACTCGGGGCCGGAGTCGCGGGCATCCTCAGCCTCACCCGCGGTTTTTCGGAGGCTATCGTCGGCGTGATGATCGCGGCGGCGTTGATCCCGCCTGCGGCGGCCGTCGGCATCACGACCGCCTGGGGAATGTACGGTGCGGCGCTCGGCGCGCTCGTGCTCGTCGTCGTCAACGTGCTCTCGATCAACTTCGCTGCGCTGGTCACGCTGTGGGTCGCCGGCTACCGTCCACAGGGGCTGTTCGACGTGCCCCCAACCCGAAAGCCGACGTACACGTACGGAGTCCTCTTCGGCGTTGCGCTGCTGTTGCTGGCGGCTCCCCTTGCCGGCGTCACTCTTGTCGAATTCCAGGCGACGCAACTCACCTCGACGGCGAATGACGCGGTCGACGAAGCCCTCACTGAACCCGCCTACGCGGACCTCGAGCGTGAGTCGGTCGAGGTGACTCTCGATGACGACTATCCGCTGCGCTCGATTGACCGGGTCGTCGTCACTGTCTCCGGAACGAGTCCGGGTGAGAATCCGGGACTTGCTGATCGGATTCAGACTGCCCTCGCGACGACGACCGACGACCCAGTTATCGTCGAAGTCCAATACGTTGTCGCCGAAGAGAGCGACCTAGCCGCCGAAGAAACACCCTCGATCACTGACAGTCAGTACCAGAATTCAGCGTCGCTCGAGACCGGACGGACCCTCGCCTGA
- a CDS encoding CBS domain-containing protein yields the protein MDIEAIISEDYVEFAPDTTVSKLVGTFADADVRGVIVHGDEFEGVITRRQLATSHRQPNEKLGSLVWHVPRLTADEDVRKVAQLMIDSDSQLLPVFENDELRGVVTVDGILEAVKPNLDAATVAEAASTDPVSLTPESRLGEALHTFREHRITHLPVVEDGSAVGILSLYDVTNLTVRAEVQSQGGDAGGVDPFGGEISSSTARARRGGFGAREGELEHMLDLPIRDVMASPVRTIEPTATLETAVEEMFEIGASSLIVTDGGSPDGIVTKTDVLDSLTWEAGGNRGVQLYGASLIDDLSYDDIVAMVEKFDDRDHGMNVLDAKIHLQEHDETRRGRSLLLARVRLYTDSGLFIASGEGYGATHAINEARDVLERQIRDAKTHGRTKKPPGEEFWDKRFGWLLEE from the coding sequence ATGGATATCGAAGCCATCATTTCAGAAGACTACGTCGAGTTTGCCCCGGATACCACCGTCTCGAAACTCGTCGGCACGTTCGCGGACGCTGACGTCAGAGGCGTCATCGTTCACGGCGACGAATTCGAGGGTGTCATCACCCGCAGACAACTGGCCACGTCACATCGCCAGCCGAACGAAAAACTCGGCTCGCTGGTCTGGCACGTCCCCCGGCTGACAGCCGACGAAGACGTCCGCAAAGTCGCGCAGCTAATGATTGACAGCGACTCCCAGCTGCTCCCCGTCTTCGAGAACGACGAGTTGCGCGGCGTCGTCACTGTTGACGGCATTCTCGAGGCAGTGAAACCGAATCTCGATGCGGCGACGGTTGCCGAAGCCGCCTCGACAGACCCGGTCTCGCTCACACCGGAGTCACGACTCGGCGAGGCGCTGCACACGTTCCGGGAACACCGCATTACCCACCTGCCCGTCGTCGAAGATGGATCAGCGGTCGGTATCCTGAGTCTCTACGACGTCACCAACCTAACAGTCCGGGCAGAGGTCCAGAGCCAAGGTGGCGACGCCGGCGGCGTGGACCCCTTCGGCGGCGAGATTTCCTCGAGTACGGCCCGTGCACGCCGCGGCGGCTTCGGCGCACGGGAGGGCGAACTCGAGCACATGCTCGATTTGCCGATCAGGGACGTCATGGCGTCGCCGGTTCGGACCATCGAACCAACTGCGACGCTCGAGACGGCTGTCGAGGAGATGTTCGAGATTGGCGCCTCGTCGCTGATTGTGACCGACGGCGGCTCTCCCGATGGCATCGTGACGAAGACTGATGTCCTCGACTCGCTCACCTGGGAAGCCGGCGGCAACCGCGGCGTGCAACTCTACGGTGCCAGCCTGATCGACGATCTCTCCTACGACGATATCGTCGCGATGGTCGAGAAGTTCGACGACCGGGACCACGGGATGAACGTCCTCGACGCGAAGATCCACCTGCAGGAACACGACGAAACGCGACGCGGCCGGTCGCTCCTGCTCGCTCGCGTTCGACTCTACACCGACAGTGGACTGTTCATCGCATCCGGAGAAGGCTACGGCGCCACGCACGCGATCAACGAGGCGCGAGACGTGCTCGAGCGCCAGATCCGCGACGCGAAAACTCACGGTCGAACGAAGAAACCACCGGGTGAGGAGTTCTGGGACAAACGTTTCGGCTGGCTCCTAGAGGAGTAG
- a CDS encoding DUF2267 domain-containing protein produces the protein MNFDEFTGEIQHRLEFPDTGRTVRSIRATLMTLGERIPEGAAEDLAASLPMEIKWYMTGAVQDHGQRFDWQEFISRVSDREGDRTDRSEAAYHSRIIVDFVESQVPTSDFQQLRDQLPESADDENWAKLFEVVDSGGWGAAQEAQTGGGPQSETNE, from the coding sequence ATGAACTTCGACGAATTCACCGGCGAGATACAGCACCGACTCGAGTTTCCGGACACCGGCCGAACCGTTCGGTCGATCCGAGCAACGCTCATGACGCTCGGCGAGCGGATTCCCGAGGGCGCGGCCGAAGACCTCGCGGCGTCGCTGCCGATGGAAATCAAGTGGTACATGACCGGTGCGGTGCAAGATCACGGCCAGCGATTCGACTGGCAGGAGTTCATCTCGCGGGTCAGCGACCGCGAAGGTGATCGGACCGACCGTTCGGAAGCCGCCTATCACTCTCGGATCATCGTCGACTTCGTGGAATCGCAGGTGCCCACGTCGGACTTCCAGCAACTCCGCGATCAGTTGCCCGAGAGTGCGGACGACGAGAACTGGGCTAAACTGTTCGAAGTTGTCGACAGCGGCGGCTGGGGTGCTGCTCAGGAGGCCCAGACAGGTGGCGGACCACAGTCCGAGACCAACGAGTAA